ACACCTAAAAAACTTCAGATTAACTAAACCAGATGAAATTAGGTTATCCAAAGAGACGTTTACAGTGTTGCAAAAATATCCGTTATCTTTCTATTCTAGAATCAAGAGCGTGGTTGGTTTCAGCAGATCCGAAAGTCGATGTATCatgtacctaataaaaattgattaataattcGTAGAcacaataaaacatttattactaacggacgcccgcgacttcgtccgcgtggaattcagtttttcacaaatccctcgggaaccatggatatttccgggataaaaagtagcctatgagttaatccaggctataatatattttaataccaaattttatttcaatattcggttcagtagtcgaagcgtgaaagagtaacaaacattcatatcatcaaaattatcagttttcgcaaatctagggaaaccacggattttttcgggataaaaagtagcttttatgttaatccagagtaaaatctatttacattccaaatttcagccaagtcgcttcagaagtagcggcgttaaagagtaacaaacatccaaacatacttccaaatatccatacaaactttcgcgtttataatattagtaggatattattaatatatttcattattcctCTACGAAATCTACTATCTTTCCGCGACGCTCAAGTAAATCTCCATTTAGCATCATGGGCTCCTCTTCCAAAAGTATCACGACAATGGTATAACAAAaaggaaaaaacaaaaaaacgtgTCAAACACATTGAATTGCTGGACGATAAGGCAAATAGACGTTAACAAAACTACACAGTTAGAAAGATAAAAAGAATTGTctgtgaaattaaataaatggtaaTCACCAGCATATACACAATGTTTGTATTATTTCGCAGAAGAATTAAATGTAGAGTGTAGACGTATCAGTTTCTGCTATTTATCTGGGAGTATTAAACTCTAAAACatttcataatatgtatatcTGAATTTTGGAACTATTTAGAAGATTACTGTGGtaggtatatttgtttaatttctcgaaaatttattaattaaaaaatgaactATAAATGTGTATCGGTATAAAACAAACAGAGTCGGAATAAATACAAGTATTCATCGTATGTATTATCaagcaaatgtttttaaattaattgccGCGCACCTTTTGTCACTATCGCcattattttcttttgtctGCGTCTTCGCTTAATTTcacatttacaaacaaaactcggtatatattgaatttattactttatttgaaTGCAGTACATCATTCATCCACCTTTGTGACATATGGCTGTACAATGCAGAAACTAGTAGGTAATgaattcaattaaataataaatatttcatttataaaacatgaaatgttatttggtaattttattgttacctttaatttagaaaagaatatttcacataattaatattctccttttagttttatttttacagtatgtttgtattttagttttatttactttaatattatttttttactgtataaACTTATACGTACAGGCGTTTGATGTCCTCATTTGAAATGGTTCTAGAGATTTTTTCCAATACAATGAACAAAAGTTTAtatcagtaataataataaacattattaaccAGTTTCAATGGCCCTCTACAGGGCTAGACCTACCTATTTATAGAaaaggggatatgaagcttagacccaccacgctgctcccaTACGGGATGGCGGGCTTATAATGAaactgttatattatatttgtaactgTTTTTCATCAAGAACCACTgtaagatgttaatgataataactggAACCGATAGTATAACGAGccctccgaggcacgggggtataACAACACAAAATTTCCAATTCTTTTGAAAatacttagaagaaagaaaaactcggACTCATACTTATATCTCGACCCAGGATCTCGTGTTCAGAAATCACATAGGCTAACTTGTCCAACAAGGCAGTATATATCAGTAGAGTAATACTTAATCATGTACAATATTTTCATGCATTTACAGGAAGTTTAGTGTTCATCGTGTGGTGTACGCATAACATAATAGCGAATTCAGTAGCGCCTGCGCCGTCATGTCCGTGTCCCAGGATACTGAGCCCAGTCTGCGGCTCCGATAACGTGACATATGCCAACGATTGCTTATTCAACTGTACCAGAGATTATTACAAGAAAATTGGAAGAAAACCGATAATCATAGACTATCCTGGGCAATGCAGAGAACCATGTATGTGTACGGAGGAGTACGCACCAGTATGCGGCAATGATGGCCAAACTTACTCTAACGAATGTAATTTAAAGTGTAAGAACAAGGAACGCGCTATCGATGGTCTAGACCCAATAACTATAGCAAGAAGAGGAAAATGTCCCACAAAAGGAGTTTGTATCTGTACAAAGGAATATAGACCAGTATGCGGCACTGACAATCAAACTTATGGAAACACGTGCATGTTTAATTGTGAAAATACAAGAAGAAATGGAACTGGCGAACcgaatatttcaataaaatataatggagAATGTTGTAACTGTCGAGAAATTTACAAACCAGTTTGTGGTAGTGACGGAAAAACATATCCGAATGAATGTGAGTTTGAGTGcgcaaaaaaaaataggataaCAGATGATATACTAACCAGCAAAGAGGGAAAATGCCTTGAACCGTGCATTTGCACTTTGATATATGCACCAGTATGCGGCAACGATGGTAAGACATATAGCAGCCAGTGTCAACTGGAGTGCAAGAATAAAGAAAGTAACGGTAATGTACAAGTTGTTAGTCAAGGAGAATGCCCTCAGCCTTGTATATGCCTGGATATTTACAAACCAGTCTGTGGTAGTGATGGAAAAACATATTCAAATGAATGTCAGTTTAAGTGcgcaaaaaagaaaaatgatgcACTAACCAGTAAAGTGGGAAAATGCCCTGAACCTTGCATTTGCCCTTTGATATATGCACCAGTGTGTGGTGATGACGGTCAGACCTACAGCAGCAAGTGCCAACTAGAGTgcaagaataaagaaaataacgGTAATGTCAAACTTTCTAGACAAGGAGAATGCCCTAAGCCTTGTATTTGCTCACATATTTACAAACCAGTATGTGGTAGTGATGGAAAAACGTATTCTAACAAATGTCGATTTGaatgtgaaaataaaaacaggCCAAGCCAAGAAAAACTGACGTTCACTGAAGGTAACTGTGGTTGTGTATGCACTGCGATTTATAAGCCGGTTTGCGGCGATGACGGAAAAACATATGGCAACCAGTGCGAACTTGATTGCAAAAACAAAGTAAGTAAAGACAAAGTCAAAGTCGTTAGTCAAGGAGAATGCCCCCCTGCACCTGTGGTATGCACTTTAATATATGCCCCTGTATGTGGTACAAATAATGTTACATATTCAAATGAATGTTTTCTTAAAGCTGCTAGCGCAGAAAATGTTAAAAGAAACGGTGACCCAATCATAATTAAAAGCCAAGGCGAATGTCCAGCTCCTTGCACATGTCCACAATATTTTGTATACCAACCAGTATGTGGTAGCGACAATAAAACCTACACTAGCCAATGTGAATTAGACTGTGTAAATAAAGAACGTGAAAGAAATGGACTTCTACCGTATACATCGACTAAAGGTGAATGTCCGAAACCTTGTATATGCTTACAAATATATGCACCAGTGTGCGGTAAAGATGGTAAAACTTATGGCAATAAATGCGAACTGGGGTGCACAAATGCTGAACGCAAACGCAATGGACAATCAGTTATTGAAGTAGATAGTGTAGGTAAATGCGCAGAACCTGTATTTTGTCCTCTTATTTATAGCCCCGTGTGTGGTTCAGACGGAAAAACCTATTCAAATGAGTGTTTACTAGAAGCAGCTAGCAAAGAAAACGTCAGAAAACAAAGTGACCCAATTACAATCAAATATCAAGGCGAATGTCTACCACCTTCATGCGCGTGTACCCGCATTTATGA
This window of the Bicyclus anynana chromosome 6, ilBicAnyn1.1, whole genome shotgun sequence genome carries:
- the LOC112050239 gene encoding agrin-like, yielding MSNKRGIDDCSLEKSLIKGITDGKRTRGRSPTRWADQLKEDKWTKFYTIAAIATNRSRVILNHVQYFHAFTGSLVFIVWCTHNIIANSVAPAPSCPCPRILSPVCGSDNVTYANDCLFNCTRDYYKKIGRKPIIIDYPGQCREPCMCTEEYAPVCGNDGQTYSNECNLKCKNKERAIDGLDPITIARRGKCPTKGVCICTKEYRPVCGTDNQTYGNTCMFNCENTRRNGTGEPNISIKYNGECCNCREIYKPVCGSDGKTYPNECEFECAKKNRITDDILTSKEGKCLEPCICTLIYAPVCGNDGKTYSSQCQLECKNKESNGNVQVVSQGECPQPCICLDIYKPVCGSDGKTYSNECQFKCAKKKNDALTSKVGKCPEPCICPLIYAPVCGDDGQTYSSKCQLECKNKENNGNVKLSRQGECPKPCICSHIYKPVCGSDGKTYSNKCRFECENKNRPSQEKLTFTEGNCGCVCTAIYKPVCGDDGKTYGNQCELDCKNKVSKDKVKVVSQGECPPAPVVCTLIYAPVCGTNNVTYSNECFLKAASAENVKRNGDPIIIKSQGECPAPCTCPQYFVYQPVCGSDNKTYTSQCELDCVNKERERNGLLPYTSTKGECPKPCICLQIYAPVCGKDGKTYGNKCELGCTNAERKRNGQSVIEVDSVGKCAEPVFCPLIYSPVCGSDGKTYSNECLLEAASKENVRKQSDPITIKYQGECLPPSCACTRIYDPVCGSDGITYANKCELECKNKNLKKNETPITVSSKGECLDGCICPAVISPVCGNDGNTYPNECQLICESKKREQKDEPPVTSIGNVACPPSCTYPGVYEPVCGSDNITYPNQCLFDIKNAGRTNNGQLPLTIAYESQCADPCLCILLYAPVCGDDGVTYGNTCQLNCKNKEPNRKKLAPINIVSRGECPANVICSRNYRPVCGSDDNTYTNECFLNNANKENDIIDPITVKYAGECLPACICPLYFDYQPVCGSDGNTYDSACEVNCENSERELTCQPLLTVSYDGECRTIDVCPLIYAPVCGTDNVTYSNDCFLNIASRESLRNTGKAIGVKSQGECFEDLCICPAIYQPVCGKDGNTYSNDCTLGCVNRQRAQDGREPIVVDRLGECGAPCTCTEEYKPICASDGNTYSNKCLLKCENDRRSGNGLPPLNITKKGKCEVFCDCSFIYLPVCGSDGETYPNECVLDCANEESINNRGPEICVDYEGECNLCICEDVYEPVCGSDGVTYPNKCTLECKNRTGEKKVKLVRKGECDQ